One segment of Herbaspirillum hiltneri N3 DNA contains the following:
- a CDS encoding ABC transporter permease has translation MVSKYTRKIIQADTPFTRFLQAYFSSRVATVGFALLLLILLAALFAPLVSPQNPYDLEHLDVMDSRLEPGKSAMEGNLTYLLGTDDQGRDMLSAILYGLRISVMVGVTSTVIALAIGLSLGLLAGYAGGRTEALIMRVADIQLAFPPILVALILLALTGRGIDKIIIALVTVQWAYYARTTRSTALVERKKEYIEAARLLGLSLLRIMFRHLLPNCLPPLIVIAALQVASAISLEATLSFLGLGLPVTEPSLGLLISNGFQYLMSGKYWISFFPGVALLATVVAINLVADQLRDVLNPRLQGQ, from the coding sequence ATGGTTTCGAAATACACCCGGAAAATCATCCAGGCCGACACGCCGTTCACGCGCTTCCTGCAAGCTTACTTCTCCAGTCGCGTCGCCACGGTCGGATTTGCATTGCTGCTGCTGATCCTGCTGGCAGCCTTGTTTGCACCGCTGGTCTCGCCGCAGAATCCCTACGACCTCGAACATCTCGACGTCATGGACTCGCGCCTGGAGCCGGGCAAGAGCGCCATGGAAGGCAATCTCACTTATCTGCTCGGCACAGACGACCAGGGTCGCGACATGCTGTCAGCGATTCTTTATGGTCTGCGCATTTCCGTCATGGTCGGCGTCACCAGCACCGTGATTGCGCTGGCCATCGGCCTGTCGCTGGGTTTGCTGGCGGGTTATGCAGGCGGTCGCACCGAGGCGCTGATCATGCGCGTGGCAGACATCCAGCTGGCGTTTCCACCGATCCTGGTGGCGCTGATCCTGCTGGCGCTGACCGGGCGCGGCATCGACAAGATCATCATCGCGCTGGTCACCGTGCAATGGGCGTATTACGCGCGCACCACGCGCAGCACGGCGCTGGTGGAGCGCAAGAAGGAATACATCGAAGCTGCGCGCCTGCTCGGCCTGTCGCTGCTGCGCATCATGTTCCGCCACCTGCTGCCGAATTGCCTGCCGCCGCTGATCGTGATCGCCGCGCTGCAGGTGGCGTCGGCGATTTCGCTGGAGGCGACGCTGTCCTTCCTCGGGCTCGGCCTGCCGGTGACGGAACCGTCGCTGGGACTGCTGATCTCCAACGGTTTCCAATACCTGATGTCGGGAAAATACTGGATCAGTTTCTTCCCCGGCGTGGCGCTGCTGGCGACCGTGGTGGCGATCAACCTCGTCGCCGACCAGTTGCGCGACGTCCTCAATCCTCGCCTGCAAGGACAATGA
- a CDS encoding DUF1304 domain-containing protein: MKLLADILVALIAILHVWILVLEMFLWTRPLGLKTFRQSREAAEASKVLAANQGLYNGFLAAGLAWGLISGDGAIKLFFVACVLVAGIYGGLTAKRSILYVQGLPALLALLALLAVR, translated from the coding sequence ATGAAACTGCTCGCCGATATCCTGGTGGCGCTGATCGCCATACTGCACGTCTGGATCCTCGTGCTAGAGATGTTCCTGTGGACCAGGCCGCTGGGGCTGAAGACCTTCCGCCAGTCGCGTGAAGCCGCCGAAGCGTCCAAGGTGCTGGCCGCCAATCAGGGACTTTACAACGGCTTCCTCGCAGCGGGCCTGGCGTGGGGGCTGATCTCCGGCGACGGCGCGATCAAGCTGTTCTTCGTCGCATGCGTGCTGGTGGCGGGCATCTATGGCGGCCTCACCGCCAAACGCTCGATCCTGTACGTGCAGGGATTGCCGGCCTTGCTGGCGCTGCTTGCGCTGCTGGCGGTGCGTTAA
- a CDS encoding ABC transporter ATP-binding protein yields the protein MNQKHAAMPPLLELRHVSKRFVKPLDSAAKTSNLITRPFGKVLHEEVVHAVDDVSLHIDAGEVVGLVGESGCGKSTLGRMAVGLHGLTEGQRLWQGEDLDALSPQQRRERQLAIQMIFQDPYASLNPRLRVVDIVGEAPVVHGITGKREQQDYVADLLQRVGLSSDMLRRFPHQFSGGQRARVGIARALAVKPKFLVCDEAVAALDVSIQAQVLNLFIKLRDELDLTYLFISHDLGVVRHISDRVLIMYLGRIVESAPTDAVFARANHPYTQALLASAPKLEVGKATYFAVKGEIPSPLNPPSGCHFHPRCPHAMPRCSVEKPLLREISPGHMSACHLNDAQ from the coding sequence ATGAACCAGAAGCACGCCGCCATGCCGCCATTGCTGGAACTGCGCCACGTTTCCAAACGCTTCGTCAAACCGCTCGACAGCGCGGCGAAGACGTCCAACCTGATCACCCGGCCGTTCGGCAAAGTCCTGCACGAGGAAGTGGTGCATGCAGTTGACGATGTCAGCCTGCACATCGACGCCGGCGAAGTGGTCGGCTTGGTGGGCGAATCAGGATGCGGCAAATCGACGCTGGGCCGCATGGCGGTGGGTCTGCACGGCCTGACCGAAGGGCAGCGCCTGTGGCAAGGGGAAGATCTTGACGCGCTGTCGCCGCAGCAACGGCGCGAACGCCAGTTGGCGATCCAGATGATTTTCCAGGACCCCTATGCGTCGCTCAATCCGCGCTTGCGCGTGGTCGACATCGTCGGCGAAGCGCCGGTCGTGCATGGCATCACCGGCAAGCGCGAGCAGCAGGACTACGTCGCCGACCTGTTGCAGCGCGTGGGCCTGAGCAGCGACATGCTACGCCGTTTCCCGCATCAGTTCTCCGGCGGCCAGCGCGCTCGTGTCGGCATCGCACGCGCGCTCGCAGTCAAACCGAAATTTCTGGTCTGCGACGAAGCGGTGGCGGCGCTCGACGTGTCGATCCAGGCGCAGGTGCTCAATCTGTTCATCAAGCTGCGCGACGAACTTGACCTGACCTATCTGTTCATCAGTCATGACCTCGGCGTGGTGCGGCATATCTCCGACCGCGTGTTGATCATGTATCTGGGGCGCATCGTCGAATCGGCGCCCACCGATGCCGTCTTCGCGCGCGCCAACCATCCCTATACGCAGGCGCTGCTGGCTTCGGCGCCGAAACTGGAAGTCGGCAAGGCGACCTACTTCGCCGTCAAGGGCGAAATCCCGTCGCCGCTGAATCCACCTTCGGGATGCCACTTCCATCCGCGCTGCCCGCATGCCATGCCGCGCTGTTCGGTGGAAAAGCCGCTGCTCCGGGAAATCTCGCCGGGCCACATGTCAGCCTGCCATCTGAACGACGCACAATAG
- a CDS encoding LysR family transcriptional regulator translates to MSNDLNSSGDNQLQATEETPAVLPSVSAIVSRLRFKQVALLTALDEQGSLHKAAEVMHMTQPAATKALHEMESALGVTLFDRSTRGIEATELGRCVIRYARLIQSDISNLRDELQGMLTGQGGRLSIGTIMGAAPLVTRALTRLREVQPEVSIEITEDTSARQLLLLDQGRIDLMVGRSSVSSQPQLYNYEMLRGEPMCIVTGLEHHLATAQKVRLQELSTASWILYSSNMPMRIWIEHEFKLEGMKVPANVIETASPFVTVTLLAQSNMVAVMPLDIAHFFAAKQMLCILPVHLKTRIEHYGIVTRKNATLSSIGKMFINILRQQN, encoded by the coding sequence ATGTCTAATGACCTTAATTCATCGGGTGATAACCAACTGCAGGCAACGGAGGAAACACCTGCGGTTTTGCCCTCGGTGAGCGCCATCGTCAGCCGCCTGCGTTTCAAGCAGGTGGCTTTGCTGACGGCGCTTGACGAGCAGGGTTCGCTGCACAAGGCTGCCGAGGTCATGCACATGACGCAACCGGCGGCCACCAAGGCGCTGCACGAAATGGAGTCGGCGCTGGGCGTGACGCTGTTCGACCGGTCCACGCGCGGCATCGAAGCGACCGAGCTGGGCCGCTGCGTGATCCGCTATGCGCGCCTGATCCAGAGCGACATCAGCAATTTGCGCGACGAATTGCAAGGCATGCTGACCGGGCAGGGCGGCCGGTTGTCGATCGGCACCATCATGGGCGCCGCACCGCTGGTGACGCGCGCCCTGACGCGCCTTCGCGAGGTGCAGCCGGAAGTGTCGATCGAAATCACCGAAGACACCAGCGCGCGCCAGTTGTTGCTGCTTGACCAGGGCCGCATCGACCTCATGGTGGGGCGTTCGTCGGTGAGTTCGCAGCCGCAGCTGTATAACTATGAAATGCTGCGCGGCGAGCCGATGTGCATCGTCACCGGCCTCGAGCATCACCTCGCGACCGCGCAGAAGGTGCGCCTGCAGGAATTGTCGACCGCGTCGTGGATCCTGTACTCCAGCAATATGCCGATGCGCATCTGGATCGAGCATGAATTCAAGCTGGAAGGAATGAAGGTGCCGGCCAATGTTATCGAAACGGCATCCCCCTTCGTCACCGTCACCTTGCTGGCGCAGTCGAACATGGTGGCGGTGATGCCGCTGGATATCGCGCACTTCTTCGCGGCCAAGCAGATGCTGTGCATCCTCCCCGTGCATCTGAAGACCCGCATCGAGCACTATGGCATCGTGACCCGCAAGAACGCCACCCTGTCGTCGATAGGGAAGATGTTCATCAACATCCTGCGCCAGCAAAACTGA
- a CDS encoding LysE family translocator has product MVMQEFAMLAAAHWLALVSPGPDFLLLLRSALRHGRRNGIGASLGIACANGVYIALALAGFSLLQRSPAALTVMKLLAAAYLAYIGWSFMQAGRAAPPVMAGEGAGMERGGFLRGFVAGFLSGGLNPKNGLFYLGLFTLMVGAGTGMHIKLWYGLWMFTAVFVWDAGLVLAVSNARVAGWIARYFARAEWLAGVILLLGGTMLAMTVVLAV; this is encoded by the coding sequence ATGGTCATGCAGGAATTCGCCATGCTGGCGGCGGCACACTGGCTGGCGCTGGTCAGCCCGGGGCCGGATTTTCTTTTGCTGTTGCGCAGCGCCTTGCGCCACGGTCGCCGCAACGGCATCGGCGCGAGTCTCGGGATCGCCTGCGCCAACGGCGTCTACATCGCGCTGGCATTGGCCGGCTTCAGCCTGTTGCAGCGGAGCCCGGCGGCACTGACGGTGATGAAACTACTGGCGGCGGCGTACCTGGCGTATATCGGCTGGTCCTTCATGCAGGCCGGTCGGGCAGCGCCGCCGGTGATGGCGGGGGAGGGCGCTGGCATGGAACGCGGCGGATTCCTGCGCGGCTTCGTCGCCGGTTTTTTGTCCGGCGGTCTGAACCCTAAAAACGGCTTGTTCTATCTCGGCCTGTTCACCCTGATGGTCGGCGCCGGCACCGGCATGCACATCAAGCTGTGGTACGGCTTGTGGATGTTCACGGCGGTGTTCGTCTGGGATGCGGGGCTGGTGCTGGCGGTGTCGAATGCGCGCGTCGCGGGGTGGATCGCCCGCTATTTCGCGCGCGCCGAGTGGCTGGCCGGCGTCATCCTGCTGCTGGGCGGAACGATGCTGGCGATGACAGTCGTGCTCGCCGTCTAG
- a CDS encoding ABC transporter permease, translating to MLVFIIRRCVQSLAVLLLMSLLVFVSVYAIGNPIDILISADADQIERARVIAAFGLDQPLWVQYFYFIKNAFAGDMGRSFVYATPALGLILERLPATLELAVAAILIAIVIGLPLGLWAGLRPRSFAGKTIMTVSIFGFSLPTFWVGLMLIMVFAVELGWLPTSGRGQTALLFGIPFGFLTWDGLRHLLMPALNLSLFNIALIIRLTRAGTQEALLQDYIKFARAKGLRNSRIIGVHVLKNILIPIVTVVALQFGSIIAFSIVTESIFAWPGVGKLLIDSIRVLDRPVIVAFLSLIVAIFILINLCVDLLYSLLDPRVRLSEAKG from the coding sequence ATGCTTGTCTTCATTATTCGCCGCTGCGTCCAGAGCCTTGCCGTATTGCTGCTGATGTCGCTGCTGGTGTTCGTCAGCGTCTATGCCATCGGTAATCCCATCGATATCCTGATCAGCGCCGACGCCGATCAGATTGAGCGCGCGCGCGTGATTGCGGCATTCGGGCTGGACCAGCCGCTGTGGGTGCAATACTTTTACTTCATCAAGAACGCCTTTGCCGGCGACATGGGACGCTCCTTCGTGTACGCCACGCCGGCGCTGGGACTGATCCTCGAGCGCCTGCCGGCCACGCTGGAACTGGCCGTGGCTGCGATCCTGATCGCCATCGTGATCGGATTGCCGCTGGGATTATGGGCGGGTTTGCGCCCCCGGAGTTTTGCCGGCAAGACCATCATGACGGTATCGATCTTCGGTTTTTCGCTGCCGACTTTCTGGGTCGGGCTGATGCTGATCATGGTGTTCGCAGTCGAGCTGGGCTGGCTGCCGACCAGTGGACGCGGCCAGACCGCACTGCTGTTCGGCATCCCGTTCGGTTTCCTGACGTGGGACGGACTCAGGCATTTGCTGATGCCTGCGCTCAACCTGTCGCTGTTCAACATCGCGCTGATCATCCGCCTCACGCGTGCCGGCACCCAGGAAGCACTGCTGCAGGATTACATCAAGTTCGCCCGCGCCAAGGGGCTGCGCAACAGCCGCATCATCGGCGTGCACGTGCTCAAGAACATCCTGATTCCCATCGTCACCGTGGTGGCGCTGCAGTTCGGCTCCATCATCGCGTTCTCGATCGTGACGGAATCCATCTTCGCCTGGCCCGGCGTCGGGAAGCTGCTGATCGACTCGATACGCGTGCTCGACCGGCCCGTGATCGTTGCCTTCCTGTCGCTGATCGTGGCCATTTTCATCCTCATCAATCTGTGTGTCGACCTGCTGTATTCGCTGCTCGATCCGCGCGTGCGCTTGTCGGAAGCGAAGGGCTGA
- a CDS encoding ABC transporter ATP-binding protein: MTAALQVENLQTHFLSRGGIARAVDDVSFAVEQGQVMGLVGESGSGKSMTGYSIMGLIDAPGKVAGGRILLNGRDLRSLPAEEMRRIRGNRIAMIFQDPMMTLNPVLRIDTQMIEAVRAHQDVSKDAALAMARDALVRVGIAAPDERLNAYPHQFSGGMRQRVAIAIALLNKPDLIICDEPTTALDVTIQGQILFEMQKLCRESGTALIWITHDLSVVAGLADTVSVMYAGRIVESGDVARVLTHPRHPYTHGLIASAPSRNPRGQALRQIPGSTPSLLKLPAGCAFRDRCAYATIECAQTPETRIVDGRALRCFHPMADAPAGSIA, encoded by the coding sequence ATGACCGCCGCCTTGCAAGTAGAAAACCTGCAGACGCACTTCCTTTCGCGCGGCGGCATTGCGCGCGCGGTGGATGACGTATCCTTCGCGGTCGAGCAGGGCCAGGTCATGGGACTGGTCGGCGAGTCCGGTTCAGGAAAGTCGATGACGGGTTATTCCATCATGGGACTGATCGACGCGCCGGGAAAAGTGGCCGGTGGCCGCATCCTGCTCAACGGCCGCGACCTGCGCAGCCTGCCGGCCGAAGAAATGCGGCGCATCCGTGGCAACCGCATCGCGATGATTTTCCAGGATCCGATGATGACGCTGAACCCGGTGCTGCGCATAGACACGCAGATGATCGAAGCCGTGCGCGCGCATCAGGACGTCAGCAAGGATGCCGCGCTGGCGATGGCACGCGATGCGCTGGTGCGCGTCGGCATCGCCGCGCCGGACGAACGCCTCAACGCCTATCCGCATCAGTTCTCGGGCGGCATGCGCCAGCGCGTCGCCATCGCGATCGCGCTGCTCAACAAGCCGGACCTGATCATCTGCGACGAACCGACCACTGCGCTCGACGTCACCATCCAGGGCCAGATCCTGTTCGAGATGCAGAAGCTGTGCCGGGAGTCCGGTACGGCGCTGATCTGGATCACCCACGATCTGTCCGTGGTCGCCGGGCTGGCCGACACCGTCAGCGTGATGTACGCCGGGCGCATCGTTGAAAGCGGGGACGTCGCCCGGGTGCTCACCCACCCGCGCCATCCCTACACGCACGGCCTGATTGCCTCGGCGCCATCGCGCAATCCGCGCGGCCAGGCCTTGCGCCAGATTCCCGGCAGCACGCCGTCGCTGTTGAAACTGCCCGCCGGCTGCGCCTTTCGCGACCGCTGCGCATACGCCACCATCGAATGCGCGCAGACGCCGGAGACGCGCATCGTCGACGGCCGCGCCTTGCGTTGCTTCCATCCGATGGCCGATGCGCCGGCAGGGAGCATCGCATGA
- a CDS encoding DUF3047 domain-containing protein has product MKSSITSSLPSSLRLAMLAGAVAILAACANTQKTHDPVAKQVKLDQALALFSNNPVEGLPKDWEPLVLMRKKKTTDYGLVKDGERTVLRAFADKASSGLRHQVNIDPVKQPWLTWSWKTSALIKTADNRFRDTEDSPVRIVLAFDGDKSKLSFMDTILFDTAKLVSGHDFPYATLMYIWENKAPKETVIANTRTGRIQMLVAESGAANVGRWVSYQRNIVDDYVKVYGEQPGRLIGVGVLTDTDNTEEKVEAWYGDIRLLRQATVAGRTPSPQQQ; this is encoded by the coding sequence ATGAAGTCTTCCATCACATCTTCGCTGCCGTCTTCCTTGCGCCTGGCCATGCTGGCCGGTGCAGTCGCCATCCTGGCGGCGTGCGCCAACACGCAAAAGACGCATGATCCGGTCGCCAAGCAAGTCAAGCTGGACCAGGCGCTGGCGCTGTTCTCGAACAATCCCGTCGAAGGTCTGCCGAAAGACTGGGAACCGCTGGTCCTGATGCGCAAGAAGAAGACGACCGACTACGGCCTGGTCAAGGACGGCGAGCGCACGGTATTGCGCGCCTTCGCCGACAAGGCCTCGTCGGGTTTGCGGCATCAGGTCAATATCGATCCGGTCAAGCAGCCGTGGCTGACCTGGAGCTGGAAGACCTCGGCCTTGATCAAGACTGCCGACAACCGTTTCCGCGACACCGAAGATTCGCCGGTGCGCATCGTGCTGGCTTTCGACGGCGACAAGAGCAAGCTGTCTTTCATGGACACGATCCTGTTCGACACCGCCAAGCTGGTATCGGGGCATGACTTCCCCTATGCTACGCTGATGTACATCTGGGAAAACAAAGCGCCCAAAGAGACCGTCATCGCCAATACGCGCACCGGCCGCATCCAGATGCTGGTGGCTGAAAGCGGCGCCGCCAACGTGGGCCGGTGGGTCAGCTACCAGCGTAACATCGTCGACGACTACGTGAAGGTGTACGGCGAACAGCCGGGACGGCTGATCGGCGTCGGTGTGCTGACCGACACCGACAACACCGAAGAAAAAGTCGAAGCCTGGTACGGCGACATCCGCTTGTTGCGCCAGGCCACGGTGGCCGGACGGACGCCGTCACCGCAGCAGCAATAG
- a CDS encoding M20 aminoacylase family protein, whose protein sequence is MKLIDPITKFHAELQKIRRDIHAHPELSYEEQRTSDVVVQKLTEWGIPVVRGLGVTGVVGIIKGGDGPRAIGLRADMDALPMPELNTFPHASKNAGKMHACGHDGHTAMLLGAAHHLSQHRDFDGTVYVIFQPAEEGGRGAERMIQDGLFEKYPMDAVFGMHNWPGMKAGTFGVTPGPMMASSNEFEVIVKGKGSHAAQPHKSIDPVMTAVQIAQSWQTIVSRNANPNDPAVLSITQIHAGSATNVIPDNASLIGTVRTFSTPVLDLIERRMREIAEHTAAAFDADVDFKFQRNYPPLINHAKETAFAVEVLQGIVGAENVDAKVEPTMGAEDFAFMLQHKPGCYVFIGNGEGGHRDSGHGLGPCNLHNPSYDFNDDLLPLGATYWVRLAEAFLKPQ, encoded by the coding sequence ATGAAACTCATCGATCCCATCACCAAATTCCACGCCGAGTTGCAAAAGATCCGGCGCGATATCCACGCTCATCCCGAACTGAGCTATGAAGAACAGCGCACCTCCGACGTCGTCGTGCAAAAGCTGACCGAATGGGGAATCCCGGTAGTGCGCGGACTGGGCGTCACCGGCGTGGTCGGCATCATCAAGGGCGGCGACGGTCCGCGTGCGATCGGCCTGCGCGCCGACATGGACGCATTGCCGATGCCGGAGCTGAACACCTTCCCGCACGCCTCCAAAAACGCCGGCAAGATGCACGCCTGCGGCCACGACGGCCATACCGCCATGCTGCTGGGCGCGGCGCATCACTTGTCGCAGCACCGTGATTTCGACGGCACCGTCTATGTGATTTTTCAGCCTGCGGAAGAAGGCGGCCGGGGCGCCGAGCGCATGATCCAGGACGGCCTGTTCGAAAAGTATCCGATGGACGCGGTGTTCGGCATGCACAACTGGCCGGGCATGAAAGCCGGTACCTTCGGCGTCACGCCGGGACCGATGATGGCTTCCAGCAATGAGTTCGAAGTAATCGTCAAAGGCAAGGGTTCGCACGCGGCGCAACCGCACAAGTCCATCGACCCGGTCATGACGGCGGTGCAGATTGCACAGAGCTGGCAGACCATCGTCTCGCGCAACGCCAATCCCAACGATCCGGCGGTGTTGTCGATCACCCAGATCCATGCCGGCAGCGCCACCAACGTCATTCCCGACAACGCCAGCCTGATCGGCACTGTGCGCACCTTCAGCACACCGGTGCTGGACCTGATCGAACGCCGTATGCGCGAAATTGCCGAGCACACGGCCGCGGCCTTCGATGCCGACGTCGATTTCAAATTCCAGCGCAACTATCCGCCGCTGATCAATCACGCCAAAGAAACCGCGTTCGCCGTCGAAGTCTTGCAAGGCATCGTCGGCGCCGAGAATGTCGATGCCAAGGTCGAGCCGACCATGGGTGCGGAAGATTTCGCCTTCATGCTGCAGCACAAACCCGGTTGCTACGTCTTCATCGGCAACGGTGAAGGCGGCCATCGCGACAGCGGCCACGGCCTCGGTCCGTGCAACCTGCACAATCCCAGTTACGATTTCAACGATGATTTGCTGCCGCTCGGTGCGACGTATTGGGTGCGCCTGGCGGAGGCCTTCCTGAAGCCGCAATAA
- a CDS encoding AraC family transcriptional regulator: MSSRQSSLPSAATPVVEFWRDADLPFCEGRRAIGSVSCYAPHTHPTFSIGVVDAGASTFSLPLRQMQISPGDVVLIGADEVHSCNPGDRESWGYRMFHLDRRWLLQLLKESGIDALPASQVLRSPRASALMDDVTAAMSGKDEALQKETLLIAALCELFDICREAGVEMHQARTADLQSVRDYLQEHCCHKIALDTLAQLAGVGRYQLIRQFRAQFGMTPHALQLDMRINLARDFLRHGVALAEVAYRTGFADQSHFHRIFKSRVAATPAQYQLIA; encoded by the coding sequence ATGTCATCCAGACAATCTTCCCTTCCCTCCGCTGCCACGCCCGTCGTCGAATTCTGGCGTGACGCCGACTTGCCGTTCTGCGAAGGCCGGCGCGCGATCGGCAGCGTCAGCTGTTATGCGCCGCATACGCACCCGACCTTCTCGATCGGCGTGGTTGACGCCGGCGCCAGCACCTTTTCGCTGCCGCTCCGGCAGATGCAGATCAGTCCCGGCGACGTGGTGCTGATCGGCGCCGACGAAGTGCATTCATGCAACCCCGGCGACCGGGAGAGCTGGGGCTATCGGATGTTTCATCTCGACCGCCGATGGCTGCTGCAATTGCTGAAGGAAAGCGGCATCGACGCCCTGCCGGCGTCGCAGGTGCTGCGCTCGCCGCGTGCGTCCGCGCTGATGGATGACGTCACCGCTGCCATGAGCGGCAAAGACGAGGCATTGCAAAAGGAAACCCTGCTGATCGCCGCGCTGTGCGAACTGTTCGATATCTGCCGGGAAGCCGGCGTCGAAATGCATCAGGCGCGTACCGCCGACCTGCAAAGCGTGCGCGATTATCTGCAAGAGCATTGCTGCCACAAGATCGCCCTCGATACGCTGGCGCAACTGGCCGGTGTCGGACGCTATCAACTGATCCGCCAGTTCCGCGCGCAGTTCGGCATGACGCCGCACGCCTTGCAACTCGACATGCGCATCAACCTGGCGCGGGACTTTCTGCGGCACGGCGTGGCGCTGGCCGAGGTCGCCTATCGCACCGGCTTCGCCGACCAGAGCCATTTCCATCGCATCTTCAAATCGCGCGTGGCGGCGACGCCGGCGCAATACCAGCTGATCGCCTAG